In Mercurialis annua linkage group LG5, ddMerAnnu1.2, whole genome shotgun sequence, a single genomic region encodes these proteins:
- the LOC126681060 gene encoding uncharacterized protein LOC126681060, which yields MSILPIQGSNSVNSISQNPNSSPNHGSGTSSSISSPISRQFQSIPFSDQSGVLASAAEDSGGSSQKLSDFGALNGTKNLPQQNGEIHSQSNAQSKGKMSGTMSSPRGQQSNGYGGSAHSSARKAQMTNANHLLNFHYDPISRPQPRASAPLPRRQRKIKPYNKDLFLQANYKFVLLDTGNYSPEMMDPDKMLMWDDIVCVKYATPFPVQCPICLEYPLCPQITLCGHIFCFPCILRYLSMGKEDHKGDCFKRCPLCFVMISHKDLHTIYIENVKQFNVGDKIDFRLLTRQKDSSTPSQKTKPEMDILLSSDDRPHDPFSKFTFTSDVELSVRNAISDLDSWLAKADSGLVDDLEKLPYVCDAMEKLEQRKRYWNEQRTTDNDRNYKCASSNKQLQERLSTVNLSCANDEDAYSRCSTLSIDSNDESKRLGNVKTGGILSVEEQRPTLSSSNFESPSLQKNLNGSRDVKDNDSYNFYQAVDGQHLILHPLNMKSLLHHYGSYDVLPHRISGKILQLEVVTQSEAIRRRYRYLSHFSLTTTFQLCEIDMSEVVPFDALVPFMDEIKKREKQRKELAKKERKEKIKAEVAAAAASVPMSISSGFGHRCEDSPKFSMDDFEVLGSSTAVSSSPPTSSSPPFVGERILFSNVTRLGFAAGIDSPTSMLHNNQVTNDSTSVSGTRSSGTNTFANVTSRVNLGENLNAPKISETGKKGKKQSRVLLSTAGGRRY from the exons CTGAGTGACTTCGGCGCGTTGAATGGAACGAAAAATTTGCCTCAGCAGAATGGAGAGATACATTCTCAGTCTAATGCTCAGTCCAAAGGGAAAATGTCGGGAACCATGAGCTCTCCTCGAGGTCAGCAAAGTAATGGTTATGGAGGCAGTGCACATTCATCTGCAAGAAAGGCGCAGATGACCAATGCTAATCACTTATTGAATTTTCATTATGATCCCATTTCTCGGCCTCAGCCAAGAGCTTCTGCTCCTCTTCCAAGAAGGCAGCGGAAGATAAAGCCGTATAACAAAGATTTGTTCCTTCAGGCTAATTATAAGTTTGTTTTGCTAGATACGGGGAATTATTCACCTGAAATGATGGATCCTGATAAAATGCTTATGTGGGATGATATAGTTTGTGTGAAGTATGCCACACCATTTCCAGTACAATGTCCAATTTGTTTGGAGTATCCTTTATGCCCGCAGATAACTTTGTGCGGGCATATATTTTGTTTTCCCTGTATTCTTCGCTACTTGTCAATGGGCAAGGAGGATCATAAAGGTGATTGTTTTAAAAGATGCCCTTTGTGTTTTGTGATGATATCTCACAAAGATTTGCACACCATCTATATTGAGAATGTGAAGCAGTTCAATGTTGGTGATAAGATAGATTTCAGGCTTCTAACTAGACAAAAAGACTCATCTACTCCATCTCAGAAGACTAAACCTGAGATGGACATTTTGCTGAGCTCCGATGACAGGCCTCATGATCCCTTCTCGAAGTTTACATTCACTTCAGATGTGGAGCTTTCTGTCAGAAATGCAATATCCGATTTGGATAGTTGGTTAGCCAAAGCAGATTCAGGTCTTGTGGATGACCTGGAGAAACTTCCGTATGTTTGTGATGCGATGGAGAAATTAGAACAGAGGAAAAGGTATTGGAATGAGCAGAGAACGACTGATAATGATAGAAATTACAAATGTGCTAGTAGCAACAAACAATTGCAGGAACGTTTGTCGACTGTCAATTTGAGTTGTGCCAATGATGAAGATGCTTATTCCAGATGTTCAACACTATCTATTGATAGCAATGATGAAAGTAAGAGGTTGGGCAATGTTAAAACGGGCGGTATTTTGTCCGTTGAAGAGCAAAGACCAACTTTATCATCCTCCAACTTTGAAAGCCCGAGTTTgcaaaaaaatttgaatggatCGAGAGATGTGAAGGACAACGATTCGTACAATTTCTATCAG GCAGTTGATGGTCAACATCTCATTCTTCACCCTTTGAACATGAAAAGTCTTCTGCACCACTATGGGAGCTATGATGTGCTTCCACACAG AATAAGCGGAAAAATTCTGCAGTTGGAGGTGGTGACTCAGTCAGAGGCCATAAGAAGGCGCTATCGTTATCTGAGTCATTTTTCTTTGACAACAACATTCCAG CTATGTGAAATTGACATGAGTGAGGTGGTACCTTTTGATGCCTTGGTTCCATTCATGGATGAGATCAAGAAACGCGAGAAGCAGAGGAAGGAACTTGCGAAAAAG GAAAGGAAGGAGAAAATTAAGGCAGAAGTTGCTGCCGCTGCTGCTTCAGTTCCCATGTCTATTTCATCCGGTTTTGGACACCGCTGTGAGGATTCCCCTAAATTTTCCATGGATGACTTTGAAG TCCTTGGAAGTTCGACTGCAGTATCATCTAGTCCCCCAACGTCATCAAGTCCTCCGTTTGTTGGGGAAAGGATACTATTCTCAAATGTTACGAGGCTTGGTTTTGCCGCTGGAATTGATTCTCCCACCAGTATGCTGCATAACAACCAAGTGACAAATGATTCTACTAGTGTATCTG GCACGAGGAGTTCGGGCACAAATACATTTGCCAATGTAACATCAAGAGTGAATTTAGGAGAAAATTTGAACGCACCCAAGATTAGTGAGACCGGAAAGAAAGGAAAGAAACAAAGTCGAGTCCTCTTGTCGACAGCAGGTGGCCGTCGTTACTGA
- the LOC126682428 gene encoding uncharacterized protein LOC126682428 has product MDMDRSIHRALQDVEIAKEYIITNDYVAARKILLNVQCYHPAFDDISGMISVCDILHSAGYDFLGCDADYYWILQVSPYATDHAINTRYKRLYALLEPIMGNFPCSASALRIIHDAFSVLSNPNKRSVFDMKRAKKLQAYGSGNFQEIHVGSTEKCLLRREAFLESRRSQCDMLNDDSANFEPEIDGFSTKFPWDGTSTIDNKQDSHESVTRIEDFAVGQLWAIYDNEGMPRNYAQIVNVKLKVHESPCRVYVSWLKPIRDSVDGNKGFEAGLSTVCGIFNVDRSCTSFIRPNLFSHRLSATVNESELVEIYPIRGEVWAIYSNLETLEGCFNPKASKGCELLNVEILTGYSHQVSMLVAGLVKVEGEKNVYKSDNSSESYFQIPGRNLYMFSHRIPAHTFADESMAKTTSRMFKLDPLADANSIINRSTSLRPAPQPLSVTEQMHKKRSSKEFFSGQIWAIYDGPNSMPTRYVIVNNVYSESEICVTFLEPHPVSVNERHWIKENLPYGCGLFKTGKIKHNLKLCRFSHTIKCKDNELYYKIYPKKGEIWAKYKNWRVADFNEHHCQIVEIVSDFSEECGLIAVNLEKVASCSTFFHRQSYEGFELVREVPVTEMLSFSHRIPAYTVPGAEMRNIPKGSWHLEPDALPPNFSHN; this is encoded by the coding sequence ATGGATATGGATCGCAGTATACACCGGGCTCTTCAAGACGTAGAAATTGCCAAAGAATATATCATAACCAATGATTATGTAGCTGCCAGAAAAATTTTACTCAATGTTCAGTGCTATCATCCGGCTTTTGACGACATTTCGGGGATGATCTCTGTCTGTGATATCTTACACTCGGCTGGCTATGATTTTTTAGGCTGTGACGCTGATTACTACTGGATTCTCCAGGTTTCACCATATGCCACTGATCATGCTATCAATACCCGCTACAAAAGGTTGTATGCACTTCTAGAGCCGATTATGGGAAATTTCCCTTGTTCTGCATCAGCTTTGAGAATTATCCATGATGCATTTTCAGTGCTTTCCAATCCAAACAAGCGTTCGGTATTTGATATGAAGAGAGCTAAGAAGTTGCAAGCTTATGGTTCTGGAAATTTCCAGGAAATTCATGTTGGCTCGACAGAGAAATGCCTCCTGAGGCGGGAAGCTTTCCTAGAATCTAGAAGGTCCCAATGTGATATGCTGAATGACGATTCTGCTAATTTTGAGCCGGAAATTGATGGGTTTAGTACAAAGTTCCCTTGGGATGGGACCTCTACAATCGATAATAAACAAGATAGTCATGAATCTGTTACAAGGATTGAAGATTTTGCAGTTGGGCAACTCTGGGCAATTTATGATAATGAAGGCATGCCTAGAAACTATGCTCAGATTGTTAACGTTAAACTTAAAGTTCATGAATCACCCTGTAGAGTTTATGTCAGCTGGTTGAAACCTATCCGAGACTCTGTGGATGGTAATAAAGGGTTTGAGGCTGGATTATCTACGGTCTGTGGAATATTCAATGTGGATAGAAGTTGCACATCGTTTATTCGACCAAATTTGTTTTCACACAGGCTATCTGCAACTGTAAATGAGAGCGAGCTGGTCGAAATTTATCCCATAAGAGGAGAGGTTTGGGCAATTTACAGCAATCTTGAAACACTAGAAGGCTGCTTCAATCCCAAAGCAAGTAAGGGCTGCGAATTGCTGAATGTGGAGATTCTAACTGGATATTCGCACCAGGTCAGTATGCTTGTGGCAGGTTTGGTAAAAGTAGAGGGAGAGAAAAATGTCTACAAATCTGATAACAGCAGCGAATCATATTTTCAAATTCCTGGAAGAAACTTGTATATGTTTTCACATAGAATTCCAGCTCACACATTTGCAGATGAATCGATGGCTAAGACCACCAGCAGGATGTTTAAGCTCGATCCTTTGGCTGATGCTAACAGTATAATAAACCGTTCCACATCTTTGCGACCTGCTCCTCAGCCGTTATCAGTGACAGAACAAATGCACAAGAAAAGATCATCAAAAGAGTTCTTTTCGGGCCAAATATGGGCTATATATGATGGTCCGAATTCAATGCCTACGCGATATGTCATAGTGAACAATGTGTATTCGGAGAGTGAAATATGTGTTACATTCTTGGAGCCTCACCCCGTATCGGTCAATGAAAGGCACTGGATCAAAGAGAACCTACCATATGGTTGTGGATTGTTTAAAACAGGCAAGATCAAACACAACTTGAAGTTATGTAGGTTCTCACATACGATCAAGTGTAAAGACAATGAGTTATATTACAAGATATATCCAAAAAAAGGTGAGATTTGGGCAAAGTACAAGAACTGGAGGGTTGCTGATTTTAATGAGCATCACTGTCAAATTGTTGAGATAGTTTCAGATTTCTCCGAGGAATGTGGGTTAATAGCAGTGAACTTAGAGAAGGTGGCTAGTTGCTCCACTTTCTTCCACAGGCAGTCTTATGAAGGTTTTGAATTGGTGAGGGAAGTTCCAGTTACAGAAATGCTAAGCTTCTCTCACAGAATACCAGCTTATACAGTTCCGGGAGCCGAGATGCGTAATATCCCCAAAGGTTCTTGGCACCTGGAGCCAGATGCATTGCCTCCTAATTTTAGCCATAACTAA
- the LOC126682429 gene encoding sialyltransferase-like protein 1 yields the protein MRAHKNTNSANRRPAVTHLLCIAVLLSLVVFAIQSSFSGGRGSDLYREEIRTLSDFQSSVQQCVANRGLGLTAHIIDHCKLILKFPPGTNSTWYNAQFKVFEPLEYQYDVCDAILLWEQYRNMTTVLTREYLDARPDGWLDYAAKRIAQLGADKCYNKTLCEEHLNLILPAKPPFRPRQFKTCAVVGNSGDLLKTELGEEIDSHDAVIRDNEAPVNEKYAKHVGLKRDFRLVVRGAARNMVKILNGSTDEVLIIKSVTHRDFNAMIKSIPNPVYLFQGIVLRRGAKGTGMKSIELALSMCDIVDIYGFTVDPGYTEWTRYFSTPRKGHNPLQGRAYYQLLECLGVIRIHSPMRAQRKQDWSDVPSREMISKAHKAALRLKRSQGPEQFGSCKVWGNVDPNSNGPISGSSDMSDIRKFSNYNKWEVLPFENLRKEARDHFVQMEGVSLYKMDGNKLDDLVCVRHPV from the exons ATGAGAGCTCACAAGAACACAAACAGTGCTAACAGAAGACCAGCAGTTACTCACTTACTTTGCATTGCCGTTTTATTGTCCCTTGTCGTTTTCGCTATCCAATCCTCCTTCTCAG GCGGTCGAGGCTCAGATCTCTACAGAGAAGAAATCCGTACTTTATCAGATTTCCAATCTTCTGTTCAGCAATGTGTG GCGAACAGAGGGCTCGGTTTGACAGCTCATATTATCGACCACTGCAAGCTGATTCTTAAGTTTCCTCCAGGCACTAACAGCACTTGG TACAACGCACAATTCAAAGTTTTTGAGCCGTTGGAATATCAATATGATGTTTGTGATGCTATTCTATTGTGGGAACAG TATCGTAACATGACTACAGTGTTGACAAGGGAATACCTTGATGCTCGGCCTGATGGTTGGTTAGATTATGCAGCAAAAAGGATTGCTCAATT GGGAGCTGATAAATGCTACAATAAAACTCTTTGTGAGGAACATCTTAATTTGATTCTACCAGCAAAACCCCCTTTCCGACCCCGGCAATTTAAAACATGTGCGGTTGTTGGTAACTCAGGAGATTTGCTAAAGACAGAGTTGGGAGAAGAGATTGATAGTCACGATGCTGTTATACGAGACAATGAAGCCCCGGTGAATGAG AAATACGCCAAGCATGTTGGGCTAAAAAGGGATTTCCGCCTTGTTGTTCGGGGTGCGGCTCGTAATATGGTCAAGATTCTCAATGGTTCCA CTGATGAGGTACTGATAATCAAAAGTGTGACGCACAGAGACTTCAATGCAATGATAAAG AGTATTCCAAATCCTGTTTATCTCTTCCAAGGAATTGTGCTACGCAGAGGTGCTAAGGGAACAGGAATGAAATCTATTGAACTAGCTCTTTCCATGTGTGACATTGTTGACATATATGGATTTACAGTTGATCCCGGCTATACTGAATG GACAAGATACTTCTCTACTCCCAGGAAAGGGCACAATCCACTGCAAGGACGTGCATATTATCAGCTTCTAGAATGCCTTGGT GTTATTAGGATTCATTCTCCCATGAGAGCACAGAGGAAACAGGACTGGTCAGATGTGCCGAGTCGAGAAATGATAAGCAAAGCTCATAAAGCCGCTTTGCGCTTAAAGAGGAGTCAGGGGCCGGAACAGTTCGGGAGTTGCAAGGTATGGGGAAATGTAGACCCTAACAGCAATGGACCCATCTCTGGCTCTTCCGACATGAGTGATATCAGGAAGTTTTCAAATTACAACAAATGGGAGGTCTTGCCATTTGAGAATCTAAGAAAGGAAGCGCGCGATCACTTTGTCCAGATGGAAGGTGTCTCTCTCTACAAAATGGACGGCAATAAATTGGATGATCTGGTGTGTGTGAGGCATCCCGTATAA